One Jeotgalicoccus saudimassiliensis DNA window includes the following coding sequences:
- a CDS encoding glycerophosphodiester phosphodiesterase: MVLVFAHRGAESIAPENTEAAFKTALEHGARAIELDVQLTKDDVPVVVHDYKLKRYNKDAKLAVNQYTFDELQKIDVGSYFDKQFAGAKIPSLENILQFIPEDIIINIEIKNSPVAHKGIEPKVAALAAQHHNLDNIIVSSFDHTALLKISKCNPDIKLGFLMHYPMINAGRYVSMTGLNAVSVHPFKKITDAAFIEECHKYGLKVYPYTVKNQKEKDRLIKLGADGVFTSLETLY; the protein is encoded by the coding sequence ATGGTTCTCGTATTTGCACACCGCGGAGCGGAGTCCATCGCGCCGGAAAACACTGAAGCTGCATTTAAAACAGCACTGGAACATGGTGCCCGTGCGATTGAACTCGATGTACAGCTGACAAAAGACGATGTCCCTGTAGTCGTCCATGACTATAAACTGAAGCGCTATAACAAAGATGCGAAGCTCGCAGTCAACCAATATACATTTGATGAACTTCAAAAGATCGATGTAGGCAGTTACTTTGATAAACAATTTGCAGGAGCAAAAATACCATCGCTAGAAAATATACTTCAATTTATACCTGAAGACATTATTATCAATATTGAAATTAAGAATTCACCGGTTGCCCATAAGGGCATAGAACCTAAAGTCGCAGCACTCGCAGCACAGCATCATAATCTCGATAATATTATCGTGTCATCATTTGACCATACTGCTCTGCTTAAAATTTCCAAATGTAATCCTGATATTAAACTTGGATTCCTAATGCATTATCCGATGATTAATGCCGGCAGATATGTCAGTATGACCGGACTGAATGCCGTCAGCGTTCATCCGTTTAAAAAAATTACCGATGCGGCCTTTATCGAAGAATGTCATAAATACGGTTTAAAAGTATACCCTTATACTGTTAAAAACCAAAAGGAAAAAGACCGCTTGATTAAACTTGGTGCAGACGGCGTCTTCACGTCACTTGAAACATTATATTAA
- a CDS encoding WecB/TagA/CpsF family glycosyltransferase has product MTVKYNKVKLMDIDFINISRYSFLKKIIYPSIEQEKKCFIVTANPEVVIATRDDPDFKVTVQSADYVLADGIGVVNASRLINDPIKERVTGVDLMYDLLKYASDNKKRVFFLGASEEVNIKVIDIVKRDYPGVVIAGRKNGYFNKYNDKIADSVAATKPDIIFVALGAKRQEGWIHHYMDKFEKGIFIGIGGSFDVLSGHVKRAPKIWIKMQLEWLYRLIKEPHRLRRDLKVFEFMLLHVPVIKTVMKWLGFSKTKPRSTRDGIR; this is encoded by the coding sequence GTGACGGTAAAATATAATAAAGTTAAATTGATGGATATCGATTTTATAAATATATCCAGATATTCGTTTCTTAAAAAAATAATCTATCCGTCGATTGAGCAGGAAAAAAAATGTTTTATCGTCACAGCCAACCCCGAAGTTGTTATTGCAACGAGGGACGATCCCGACTTTAAAGTGACAGTTCAAAGTGCTGATTATGTACTCGCCGACGGTATAGGCGTCGTTAATGCATCCCGCCTGATAAATGACCCGATTAAGGAACGTGTTACAGGTGTGGATCTTATGTACGATCTGCTGAAGTATGCGTCGGATAATAAGAAGCGCGTTTTTTTCCTCGGTGCGAGCGAAGAAGTGAATATTAAAGTGATAGACATCGTTAAAAGAGATTATCCGGGAGTTGTAATTGCCGGTCGTAAAAACGGTTATTTTAACAAATATAATGATAAGATTGCAGATTCTGTTGCGGCAACAAAACCGGACATTATTTTTGTCGCTCTTGGAGCAAAACGCCAGGAAGGCTGGATTCATCATTATATGGACAAGTTTGAGAAAGGGATTTTTATCGGTATAGGCGGAAGTTTTGATGTGCTGAGCGGACATGTTAAACGTGCACCGAAAATATGGATTAAAATGCAGCTGGAATGGCTGTACCGTTTAATTAAAGAGCCGCACCGATTGAGAAGGGATTTAAAAGTATTTGAATTTATGCTGCTCCATGTGCCCGTCATTAAAACGGTAATGAAGTGGCTTGGGTTTTCCAAGACGAAACCGAGATCAACCCGGGACGGCATACGTTAG
- a CDS encoding polysaccharide deacetylase family protein, which yields MLKRILLTGALLISVFAVSACGGAGENAPHGAEEAKSMLTSGKYEKKEQSGKTTAEQSIAAADGMNIISYTAENDEKSVAMYYPEFQLKNVDEQLDEYKAAKLNIFNELIRSEDVSKKFVPQLNMTFDANMLAENIYALQFVIDTYISEDKTFSETEIVMVNAGTDSVLTGESLFSDNLNSRDHLYNTLLGSMKSDGGIAPYLNEEKLGRWVFDESNDFSNVRFSDNVLEFTFEQGEIASRAAGSPVVSLQMSELLKAMPESITRLIDGEYIERDEPALKERGKEPEPSAYKVRKLDESTKMAALTFDDGPDNVLTPQVLSLLDRYDAKATFFLLGTKVNLFPAIVEETVKSGHEVGNHTWSHKDLTTISFNEITEEIVRTNEVIGKSSGAKPAVYRAPFGANTEAVDQFVPMTEVDWDIDTEDWLTHDPVQINEMVRNNISDGDIILMHDVHEMTVQSLADMLDYLTDEGYQLVTVSEILHYKEDIRTE from the coding sequence ATGCTTAAACGAATACTATTGACAGGCGCTTTACTGATATCGGTTTTTGCAGTATCGGCATGCGGCGGGGCAGGTGAGAACGCCCCGCACGGGGCTGAAGAAGCGAAAAGTATGCTGACTTCAGGTAAGTACGAGAAGAAAGAACAAAGCGGGAAAACGACTGCAGAACAGTCGATTGCTGCGGCAGACGGCATGAATATCATCTCATATACAGCAGAAAATGATGAGAAATCCGTCGCCATGTATTACCCGGAATTTCAGCTGAAAAATGTAGATGAACAGCTGGACGAATATAAAGCGGCAAAACTTAATATATTTAATGAGCTGATCAGGTCGGAAGATGTTTCAAAAAAATTTGTGCCTCAGCTTAATATGACATTTGATGCAAACATGCTCGCTGAAAATATATATGCACTGCAGTTTGTAATCGATACATATATTTCAGAAGATAAGACATTTTCAGAAACCGAAATCGTCATGGTGAACGCCGGAACCGACAGTGTCTTAACCGGTGAATCGCTGTTTTCAGATAATCTGAACAGCCGTGACCACTTATATAATACACTGCTCGGGAGCATGAAGTCCGACGGGGGCATTGCACCTTATCTCAATGAAGAGAAGCTCGGCAGATGGGTATTTGATGAATCAAACGATTTCAGTAATGTGCGTTTTTCAGATAATGTGCTTGAATTTACATTTGAACAGGGTGAAATTGCGTCCAGGGCAGCAGGGAGTCCCGTTGTCTCATTACAAATGTCCGAGTTGCTGAAAGCCATGCCTGAGAGTATTACCCGGCTGATTGACGGGGAATATATTGAACGGGATGAACCGGCTTTGAAAGAACGGGGAAAAGAACCGGAGCCGTCTGCATATAAAGTGAGGAAACTCGATGAAAGTACCAAAATGGCGGCATTAACATTTGATGACGGGCCGGATAATGTACTCACACCGCAGGTACTGTCTCTCCTTGACAGGTACGATGCGAAAGCGACCTTCTTCCTCCTCGGAACGAAAGTGAACCTGTTCCCGGCTATCGTGGAGGAAACGGTTAAGAGTGGTCATGAGGTTGGAAATCATACATGGAGTCACAAAGATTTAACGACGATTTCATTTAATGAAATCACGGAAGAAATTGTCCGGACGAATGAAGTTATCGGTAAGTCTTCAGGTGCAAAACCTGCGGTATACAGGGCACCGTTTGGGGCAAATACAGAAGCGGTTGACCAGTTTGTACCGATGACTGAAGTAGATTGGGACATCGATACGGAAGACTGGCTGACGCATGATCCTGTTCAGATTAATGAAATGGTCAGAAATAATATCAGTGACGGAGATATTATACTGATGCACGATGTGCATGAAATGACAGTGCAGTCACTCGCCGATATGCTGGATTATT